Part of the Salinigranum rubrum genome is shown below.
ACGTGGGACGAGAACACGCAGTGGTACGAATCGAGCGTCGAGGCGTGGAGCGACAGCGCCGGTCTCCACGCCGCGCGACGCGCCCGGGTCGCGTCGGTCGCCGTCGACTCGACGAACGGGACGCGGTTCCAGCAGACCAACGCCTCGCGCAACCTCACGAACCGGAACTACGCCGCGGACTGGACCCTCGGCAACAACCCCTCTGCCGTCCGAGACGCCAGTCTCACGATCAACGCGGACTCGCTTCCCGAAACGAACCGCTCGAACGTCCTCGGACTCACGCTCGGGTTCGACGACCCCTACGCCGTGGCGTTCGACGACACCGACGGCGGCAACACCTGGCACGTGTACGTCTACGACGACAGCGACACCGGCGGCGACGACGTGACCGTCCTCGTCGACGACGGCACAACCGAACAGGAGTGTACCCACGTCGGACCAGCCGCACACGTCGACCTCTCCAACGGGAGCATCAACGGGAGCGCGTGCTCGGCGTTCGCCCTGCTCGACCTCCCCGACGACGCCGTCGACGACGAGGACATCCGACTGCGCTTCGAGAACGGCGACCAGGCGACCGGGACATACGACATCAAGGTCGCCGAGGGGGCGGACATCAGCGGCAACGTCTACGACAACGAGGCCGACGACGACGGCGCGGCGTTCGCCACGGCGATCATCTACGATGCCGACGTCACCATCACCTACGAGAGCACCGACGTCTCCTATCGGACGACGGTCCGCATCGCCCCGGAGGAGATACGATGAGTCCGCCGCGTCCCCGTGGTTGCACTCGCGGTCCTCGCGGCCGGCCTGGTCGCGGTCGCGGGGGGCAGAGGCGACGCGCGCTTCCGTTCGCTCGGGACGACCGTGCGGTCTCGACGACGCTCGCGTACGTCCTCTCGCTCGGCATCGCGAGCCTCCTCATCTCCGGGTTGATGTTCGCCGGCAGCGGCTTCGTCGAGAGCGAGCGCGAGCAGGTCATCCGCTCCGAGTTGGTGGTGGTGGGCCAGACGCTCGTCGCGGACGTCGAGGGGGCCGACCGCCTGGCGTCGACCATCGACGGGACCGTCAGCGTGCGGTCGTCGCTGCCCCGCCGCGTCGGGAGTTCGGCGTACACCATCACGCTGACCGACCAGGGCGGCGGCGTCACCGAGGTCACCATGACCGCGGCGTCGGTGGACATCTCGGTCGCCCTCCGACTGGTGACGAACACCCCCGTCGCGGAGGGGACCGTCGAGGGGGGCGAACTCGTCATCGTCTACGACGCTGCCGACTCCCCGCCCGCACTGGAGGTGCAGCGAGCGTGATGGACAGCCGCGGCGTCAGCGACACCCTCGGCTTCGTGTTCGTCTTCGCGCTGGTGCTGTCGACGGTCGGGCTCACCTTCACGTTCGGCTACAGCGGCCTCAAGGACACGCGCGACTTCGAGCGGCTCAACAACGCCGAACGCGCGTTCGACGTGATGGGCGACAACTTCGACGACATCGTCCGCCGCGGCGCGCCGAGCCGCGCGACGGAGGTGAAGGTCGCGGATGCGCAGTTGGGACTCGAGGACGCGACGACGGTGAACGTCACCGTCACGAACACCTCGGGCGTGAAACAGAACGTCCAGTACGACATCCAGCCGGTTGTCTACGAGGCCGGCGGCGGCCGCATCGTCTACTCGAACGGTGCGGTCTTCCGCGAGGACCCCGGCGGAGCCGTCGTGATCCGCCACGCGGAGTTCGTCCTCCGACAGGAGCGGGTGCTGCTCCCCGTGGTGAACACCCGCGGGGGAGGCGGGACGGAGTCCATCGGCGGGACGACGACCGTTCTGGTCCGTGCGACGAGCCCCGACGGCCAGCGGCAGAGTTTCGGGTTCGATATCGCCCGCACCGAGCCCCAGTCGGAGGTCATGGTGAACGTCACGAGTCCGCGTCCGGCGGTCTGGGAGCGCGAACTCAGCCGGTACGACGACGCCGACTGCGACATCGACGGAAACACCGTCTCCTGTACCGTCTCGAACCCCGAGCGCGTGTACGTCCAGGAGACGCTGATCGGCATCACGTTCGAGTGAACTATGACAGACGACACCCACCGCGAGCGACGACCGAACCGACAGCCCGAATCGGACGACCGCAGCCGACGTCGCGCGCGGCGACGAGGACGAACGCCCGCGAGCGACGCGTCCGGTCCGCCGCGCCCGCCGTGGCTGTATCGACTGGTGCGCGACCGGAGCGGCCAGTCGACGACCATCGGCGTCGCACTCATGCTCGCCATCGCCGCCATCGGGGTCACGGCCGTCGTCGCCCTCGGCGGGACGGCGCTGACCGACTCACAGACGTCCGTCGACATCCAGCGGACCGAACACGCGATGACGCTGCTCGACTCCCGCGGGGCGATGGCCGCGCTCGGCGAGTCCGAGAGCCAGGAGGTCACGCTCAGCGGGAGCGGCGACGGGTCCTATCGGGTCGCCTCCGATTCGGGCTGGATCCGCGTCGTCCACAAGAACTTCACCGACCCGACCCCCTCCGAGGAGGTCATCTTCAACCGGTCCCTCGGGGAGGTCCGGTACACCCGGGACGACGCCGTCGTCGCCTACCAGGGCGGCGGCGTCTGGCGCACGCAGGACAACGGGACCGTGATGATCTCACCCCCCGAGTTCCACTACCGCGACCAGACGCTGACGATGCCGCTCGTCCGTGTCGACGGCTCGGGGAGCGCGTCCGGGCGGGTCACCGCCGAGGTGACGCCGCTCGCCACCGGAACGGACGTCCAGAGAATCTTCCCGAACGAGACTGCGAGCACGGCCGACGGGCCCGGTGCGCCCTACGACGACGCCGGCGACACCAGCTACGACAACCCCGTGACGAACGGCACCGTCGTCGTCACCGTCCACAGCGAGCACTACCGCGGGTGGGCGACGTACTTCACGGAACGCACCGACGGCTTCCTCTCGGTCGACCACGCGAACCGGACGGCTTCCATCGAACTCCGAACGCTCGCGGGCGCGCCGGGGGCGTTCGACATGCCACTGGTGGGCGAGTCGTTGGAGACGCCGAGCGTCGCCAGACAGCACAACGTCTCGCAGTTCGAGCTGCAGCTCGCGCCGGATTCCTCGAACGCGAACGCGTTCAATCAGCTCCACTGGTCGATGTACTACCAGGGAACCGACGGCCAACAGTTCGAGATTCATTTCGCCGGGCAGGGACGGTGTGACTCGGCGACGGCCGACGGGTTCACCAAGGGGAGCACCGAGCTCAGCGTCTCCGTCTACTACCGGCACAACAGCTCCGCGCCCTCCGAAGAGTGGGAGCGCGTCCTCTCGGACCCCCACGTTCAGACCCGCCCGGTCCACGTCGACTGCAGCACCGGCGCGCCGCGACTCGACGCCGACCTCACCTCCTCGT
Proteins encoded:
- a CDS encoding DUF7261 family protein, with amino-acid sequence MADVRRPPTRPRRQRASSDGSDGTGGRSRRRGRGRNSDFDDDRGQLFLVGALSLAVLFVGFALLLNTAIYTENLATRNTDPGTDPSISYRAAAEDAARELMIRENRNGTDPTWDENTQWYESSVEAWSDSAGLHAARRARVASVAVDSTNGTRFQQTNASRNLTNRNYAADWTLGNNPSAVRDASLTINADSLPETNRSNVLGLTLGFDDPYAVAFDDTDGGNTWHVYVYDDSDTGGDDVTVLVDDGTTEQECTHVGPAAHVDLSNGSINGSACSAFALLDLPDDAVDDEDIRLRFENGDQATGTYDIKVAEGADISGNVYDNEADDDGAAFATAIIYDADVTITYESTDVSYRTTVRIAPEEIR
- a CDS encoding DUF7266 family protein; amino-acid sequence: MSPPRPRGCTRGPRGRPGRGRGGQRRRALPFARDDRAVSTTLAYVLSLGIASLLISGLMFAGSGFVESEREQVIRSELVVVGQTLVADVEGADRLASTIDGTVSVRSSLPRRVGSSAYTITLTDQGGGVTEVTMTAASVDISVALRLVTNTPVAEGTVEGGELVIVYDAADSPPALEVQRA
- a CDS encoding DUF7289 family protein, with the protein product MDSRGVSDTLGFVFVFALVLSTVGLTFTFGYSGLKDTRDFERLNNAERAFDVMGDNFDDIVRRGAPSRATEVKVADAQLGLEDATTVNVTVTNTSGVKQNVQYDIQPVVYEAGGGRIVYSNGAVFREDPGGAVVIRHAEFVLRQERVLLPVVNTRGGGGTESIGGTTTVLVRATSPDGQRQSFGFDIARTEPQSEVMVNVTSPRPAVWERELSRYDDADCDIDGNTVSCTVSNPERVYVQETLIGITFE
- a CDS encoding DUF7289 family protein, yielding MTDDTHRERRPNRQPESDDRSRRRARRRGRTPASDASGPPRPPWLYRLVRDRSGQSTTIGVALMLAIAAIGVTAVVALGGTALTDSQTSVDIQRTEHAMTLLDSRGAMAALGESESQEVTLSGSGDGSYRVASDSGWIRVVHKNFTDPTPSEEVIFNRSLGEVRYTRDDAVVAYQGGGVWRTQDNGTVMISPPEFHYRDQTLTMPLVRVDGSGSASGRVTAEVTPLATGTDVQRIFPNETASTADGPGAPYDDAGDTSYDNPVTNGTVVVTVHSEHYRGWATYFTERTDGFLSVDHANRTASIELRTLAGAPGAFDMPLVGESLETPSVARQHNVSQFELQLAPDSSNANAFNQLHWSMYYQGTDGQQFEIHFAGQGRCDSATADGFTKGSTELSVSVYYRHNSSAPSEEWERVLSDPHVQTRPVHVDCSTGAPRLDADLTSSFDMEYTDIDIQGSDNKWHFGNEIKDQDVPDELTFDQHADDPGDDYDEGSDSEELGFLVNHYFSRLGPDFQLTVDAGPGGSQNRVSEEASTGVLMYDTIDGEEFIQFLHITENEVRVELNG